In Pelodiscus sinensis isolate JC-2024 unplaced genomic scaffold, ASM4963464v1 ctg125, whole genome shotgun sequence, the DNA window cagggggcagggaatggggcagggcccagctggctcaggggggtggggaatgggggagggcccagctggctcaggggggcggggaatggggcaATGCCCGGCTGGCTtaggggggtggggaatggggcccCTGTCCCCTGGGGGCAGTGCGTGAGCCCAGCGATATGGTTGGGGCAGGCCGAGACCCCCCTACCTGTGGGTCCTGATCTGGGAAGGGTGAAAAGCAGCGCGAGGGGCGACTGgagcaggacacctgggttctctccctggctctgggaggggagtggggcccagtggttacaggggggagccgggagccaggactcctgggttccatccccccttcccacctcccctggCAGACGTGGTCTACGTAGGGGTCATCCACCCGCAGCACCTGCCCGTGGGGCGGCTCTTCCTGGAGGCCGGGAAGCCGGTGCTGCTGGAGAAGCCGCTGGGCATGAACGCGGCGGAGGTGAGAGAGCTGGCGCAGGTGGCACAGAGCCGGGGGTCTTCCTGATGGAGGTGAGTGACCCCAAACACACTTCCTGTTGGGCCCCCGctaggtttgccagatggttgaaacaaaaatactgacaccccccccccccccccccccccccccccacgcacacaccaaaaaaatccaccggggaaaaattctgttgaagaaaaaaaaaaagtggggagggcgaccaaaaaaataaaataaaataaaacagcatgtctgctttaagagtgagtgcagggataggaacaggggagccattttgtgcctgcaaccttgcagaaccaggtaagcatgggggctggggtcggggggctgggggggctgggagccggggagcctgggtgctgagtgtttgtagggttgccaggtgccgggcattttcgcctcctggccagagaaagaatcagaaaatacccgacattttttaccggacaggaggcgaaaataccagactgtccgggtgaataccggacacctggcaaccctagcccccgcccctcccattccctgcagcccagcgccccctactgccccccgcagcccagcgccccctactgcCCCGCACAGCACAGcgtcccctgctgggcccccgcccccactcctcccagcccAATATCCCCAGTCGCAGGAGGAAggacacaaaagtgagaagcaaaaaaaaaaaaacccaccccacaaAAAGCCACATTCTCCTCGCCTACCAGagccaggggcgggggggcaggttagCAGATTGTTTTGGCCCCCCCggctctgcagtggggctgagtgtgtgggaggggctgcggggAATCGgacttggggtgtggggtctgggcaggagggagggggcagggctgagggggatgtgatgcagaagcagactggatgggaggcagggtgcaggagcagagtgggggggtgtgcagagtctgggcaggaggggagccccagggctggagggccagctcccccactgctggggagagccccgagcctctggggctggatccaggcatgctgggggccggatccggcccctggTCCGTATGTTCCCCACCCTTGTTTTGTTTGCTCTTTACCCTGCGCGAGtgagctggctggggagcagcagggagcgggcGAACCGGGGAGTCTCCAGACGGGTCGGCCCCGTtgggcccctgcctggccccgggcCCCAGCACCCTCTTCTCTGTGTCCCCTCGCAGGCCTACTGGACCCGCTTCTTCCCAGCCTCCGAGCGGCTCTACTCCTTGCTCTCCCAGGGGGCGCTCGGGGAGCTGAAGATGGTGAGGATTGATtttggggctcccctcctggagtGCCCCCGGGCGGTGCAGAAggagctgggaggcggggccttgCTGGACCTCGGCTGCTACTGCGTCCACTTCGCCACCATGGCCTTCGGGGGAGAGAAACCGGAGTCTGTCCTCGCCTCgggcttcctcctccccaccagtaACGGGCTGtagggcgggagtgggggggttgtggggggcagcggtggggtgggagtgaggggccctgACAGGGGCTACGGGTCAGGAGTGAGGAGtagtggcagggctgtggggggcagcagtggggtgggagtgaggggcaccgacagggcttggggggcaggggatgcaggTCGGGcaggaggggcaccagcagggatgGGCTGAGCTGgtaggggctgcaggggggagggaggggcaccgacagggcttggggggcaggggatgcaggTTGGGcgggaggggcaccagcagggatgGGCTGGGCTGGTAGGGTCTgcgggatgggagggaggggcaccgacagagcttggggggcaggggatgcaggTCGGGcgggaggggcaccagcagggctgggctgagctgtcaggggctgtgggtcggcagaggggccccggcagggcttggggggcaggggatgcaggTCGGGcgggaggggcaccagcagggctgggctgagctggtaggggctgtggggtgggaaggaggggcaccgacagggcttggggggcaggggatgctGGTCAGGcgggaggggcaccagcagggatgGGCTGAGCTGgtaggggctgcaggggggagggaggggcaccgacagggtttggggggcaggggatgcaggTCGGGcgggaggggcaccagcagggatgGGCTGGGCTGGtaggggctgtgggctgggaaggaggggccccggcagggcttggggggcaggggatgcaggTCGGGcgggaggggcaccagcagggctgggctgagctggtaggggctgtggggtgggaaggaggggcaccgacagggcttggggggcaggggatgctGGTCAGGcgggaggggcaccagcagggatgGGCTGAGCTGGTAGGgactgcaggggggagggaggggcaccgacagggtttggggggcaggggatgcaggTCGGAtgggaggggcaccagcagggatgGGCTGGGCTGGtaggggctgtgggctgggaaggaggggccccggcagggcttggggggcaggggatgcaggTCGGGCGGGAGGAGCACCAGCAGGGATGGGCTGAGCTggtaggggctgcagggtgggagggaggggccccggcagggctgggctgagctgtcaggggctgtgggtcggcagaggggccccggcagggctgggtgtgggctgccctcctgctctctctccttcccaggcGCCGATGAGACGGAGTCCATTATCTTGAACTACCGGGGGAAGCGCCAGGCCGTGCTTACCTGCTCCATTGCGGCCCGGCTGCCCaaccaggcagccctcagcggCACAAGGGGCATCATCCaggtgcttgcgggggggggggggggtggcagagctgaggcttgcggggggagggggggtggcagAGCTGAGGCTTGCGGCGGGGAGGGGTCTCTGCCGTGGGGtgcagaacccaggcgtcctgcctcccAGGCTCTAACCCCCCGGATTgtgtctccctgcagctgccGTCTCAGATGTGGAGCCCGACGGAGCTGGTGGTGAACGGGCAGCGGGAGACGttccccctgccgcccccctcccagcccctcaacTTCGCTAATAGCACGGGGCTGCGCTACGAGGCCCAGCACGTGCGCCAGTGTTTGCTCCAAGGTAACTCGTGAGGGGGcactgctggggtggggaggagtttgcaGCCCCCAGCGTATCCAGCGGGGGGCCCTGCTGTGTGGAAGCTCATAGCACCTAGCATCCAGCCAGGGCACCGCtggggggaagctcgcagcacctCCTAGACTGacccttcttttttcccccccccagggctgaagGAGAGCCCTGTCATGAGCCTGGCTCACTCCGAGCTGGTGGCCTCTATCATGGACGAGGTACGGCAGCAGCTGGGGGTGACGTACGCCCAGGACAGGGCCTGACTCGCATTTGCTCTTGTAAGCCCTGTTGACAACCCCAGATCTTTGGATGCGATTTCATCCGGGGCTGATCAACCTACCAGCGTGGCGGTACCGGGCCTAGACAGTTGTAGGGCACCGGGCGACATAGCTCGGAAATgaacacattaaatggatttaaaACTGGCTGGCTGATGGTTCTCAAAGTGCACTTGTAAACGGGGAAGCACCATCGTGTCGGGGGAGGGGTTTCCTGGGGGGGTCCAGCTGGGGTGGGTGGTCGTGGGCCCTGAGCAAGTTAAGTTTTATCAAAGACCTGAAAGGAACCATAGCGTCCGCCCCGACACCGTTTAGCACTGGAGGGAAAGCTGGATGTGTCTGCCTTGACCACCGTGCGGCTCTCATggagcaaaacccaggcctgtttcaaggctggggggagggataccTCAGAGTTTAAGCATTGACTTGCTAAACCcatggttgtgagttcaatcctcaagGGGGCTGTTTAGGGATCTAGGGccaatctgtcagggatagtatttggtcctgctatgagtgtAGGGGACTCCAGTTCCATGACATAGGTATATCTCCATCTATTATTAAGGCTGGTGCATGTAAACACACAGGCAAGGTTTGCAGGGGGAGAGCTTTGAgaggtaggatttttttttttttttttttttttgcacaatcaTACAGATACAGCATGGCACATGAAACCACGCCAGGGACATCGGGAGGAACCTTGTATTGGTACATTTTATTCTTGATAAGCAAAAATTCCAGATACAGCCATAAAACTGTTAACTACAGTCCATATATAGTTTTGCAAcatcctggctatgtctagactggtatgattttccgcaaatgcttttaacagaaaagtttttccattaaaagcatttgcggaaatgcgcgtctagattgcggaaaagcgtccatgccaatctagacatgcttttgcgcaaaaaagccccgattgccattttagccttcggggctttttggcggaaaacagtactgtgctgtctacactggccctcttgcgcaaatgatttgtgcaagagggcttttgcccgaacgggagcagcacagtatttccgcaagaagcactgatttcttacagtaggaagtcagcgttcttgcggaaattcaagcggccagtgtagacagctggcaagtttttctgaaaaagcagctgattttgtggacaaacttgccagtctagacacagcccctgcgtAGCAGGATGTACCCAGAACAGGGGCATTGTGCACTGTAGGTATCTTAGCCGACACAtcatcaattggtaaatattagaatgaccaagtctcgctttgctataaaatgggcttcgTAAGAAGAATCGATGGGAggg includes these proteins:
- the LOC102447655 gene encoding LOW QUALITY PROTEIN: trans-1,2-dihydrobenzene-1,2-diol dehydrogenase (The sequence of the model RefSeq protein was modified relative to this genomic sequence to represent the inferred CDS: inserted 1 base in 1 codon) gives rise to the protein RGATGAGHLGSLPGSGRGVGPSGYRGEPGARTPGFHPPFPPPLADVVYVGVIHPQHLPVGRLFLEAGKPVLLEKPLGMNAAEVRELAQVAQXPGVFLMEAYWTRFFPASERLYSLLSQGALGELKMVRIDFGAPLLECPRAVQKELGGGALLDLGCYCVHFATMAFGGEKPESVLASGFLLPTSADETESIILNYRGKRQAVLTCSIAARLPNQAALSGTRGIIQLPSQMWSPTELVVNGQRETFPLPPPSQPLNFANSTGLRYEAQHVRQCLLQGLKESPVMSLAHSELVASIMDEVRQQLGVTYAQDRA